The Pan paniscus chromosome 3, NHGRI_mPanPan1-v2.0_pri, whole genome shotgun sequence genome includes a window with the following:
- the SHISA3 gene encoding protein shisa-3 homolog produces the protein MRALLALCLLLGWLRWGPAGAQQSGEYCHGWVDVQGNYHEGFQCPEDFDTLDATICCGSCALRYCCAAADARLEQGGCTNDRGELEHPGITAQPVYVPFLIVGSIFIAFIILGSVVAIYCCTCLRPKEPSQQPIRFSLRSYQTETLPMILTSTSPRAPSRQSSTATSSSSTGGSIRRFSFARAEPGCLVPSPPPPYTTSHSIHLAQPSGFLVSPQYFAYPLQQEPPLPGKSCPDFSSS, from the exons ATGAGGGCACTGCTGGCGCTTTGCCTTCTCCTTGGCTGGCTGCGCTGGGGCCCGGCGGGCGCCCAGCAGTCCGGAGAGTACTGCCACGGCTGGGTGGACGTGCAGGGCAACTACCACGAGGGCTTCCAGTGCCCAGAGGACTTCGACACGCTGGACGCTACCATCTGCTGCGGCTCCTGCGCGCTCCGCTACTGTTGCGCCGCGGCCGACGCCAGGCTGGAGCAGGGCGGCTGCACCAACGACCGCGGCGAACTGGAGCACCCAGGCATCACTGCGC AGCCTGTCTACGTCCCCTTTCTCATCGTCGGCTCCATCTTCATTGCGTTCATCATCCTGGGCTCTGTAGTGGCTATTTATTGTTGCACCTGTTTGAGACCCAAGGAGCCCTCACAGCAGCCAATCCGCTTCTCACTCCGCAGCTATCAGACAGAGACCCTGCCCATGATCCTGACCTCCACCAGCCCCAGGGCACCCTCCCGGCAGTCCAGCACAGCCACGAGCTCCAGCTCCACAGGCGGCTCCATCCGCAGGTTCTCCTTTGCCAGGGCTGAGCCGGGCTGCCTGGTGCCCTCACCGCCCCCGCCATACACCACCAGCCACTCAATCCACCTGGCTCAGCCATCTGGTTTCCTGGTGTCACCCCAGTATTTCGCTTACCCCCTCCAGCAGGAGCCCCCACTGCCTGGGAAGAGCTGTCCAGACTTCAGTTCCAGTTGA